GGCGTCGATCCACCCGGGGGCGACGACGTCGTCCGCGTCGCAGAACAGCAGCGTGCCGCCGCGCGCCACCTCGGCCGCCGCGTTGCGCGCCGCTCCCGCGCCCGGCGTCCCGGAGGCGTCCACGAGGCGTGCCTGCGGCAGCCAGGAGCGTGCGTCCTCGACGACGTCGCGGGTGCCGTCGGTGGAGCCGTTGTCGGCCACGATGACCTCCCAGGACCGCTCGGCGCGCTGGGCCGCGAGGGCGCGGAGCTGGTCCGGGAGGGTGGCGGCGGCGTCGCGCGCGGCGATCACCACGGAGACGGTGACGGGGTCGGGATCGGCGTGGCGGTCGGACGCGCGCATGGTCCCCCTCTGGGTCAAATCATGACATTTCACCCATCGAAGCACGCACCTGTCCGGCCCGCACGCCGTGGCACCGCGGGCCACGCGACCCGGCGCCCCGTCCGTCTCGGCCCCGCCCCCGGCCCCCGGGGGACCCGGTCAGTACCGCTCGGGCCCGTAGTCGATCCGGTAGTGCTGCTCGCGCGGGCGCTCGCCGATCGGCTTCGCCGGCACGCCCCCGACGACCGTCCACGGCGGCACGTCCTGCGTGACCACCGCGCCGGCCGCCACCACGGCGCCCTCGCCGATCGTCACGCCCCGCACCACCGTGGACCGGCTCGCCAGCCACGCCCGGTCCCCGATGACGATCGGGCCGAGCCGCCCCGCGAACCCGGGGTCGCGCAGGTCGTGGTCCGCCGTCACCAGCAGCACGTGGCTGGCGATGACGACGTCGTGCCCGATGTCGATGCCGCCGCGCGCGTCCACCTGGCAGAACCGCCCGACGTGGCAGCGCCCCGCGATCCGGAGGTTGCCCGGCTCCAGCACCTCGGAGCCTCCGAACAGGTACACGTGCTCGCCGAGGTCCGCCCCGAGCCGGCGCAGCGTCGCGATGCGCAGCGCGTTGCTCGGCACGTGCGTGATGACCCGGTTGAAGACCAGCTCGCCCCGTCGTCCCACCTCAGGCCTCCTTCCCGCGGGCCGCGCCCGCGCGCTCCGGGTCCCGCGCACCGCCCAGCCGCGCGGCGATCGCCCCCGGCACGTGCTCCCGGCGCACCAGGTCGCGCCCGGCCTGCGCCCGGTCCAGCCGGTCCGCCGGGTCCGCCACGAGCGCCTGCACGGCGGCCAGCAGCGCCCGCTCGCCCGGCTCGCCGTCGCCGACCACCACCACCCGGGCCTCGTCGAACAGGTGCGACGCGCCGCGGGAGTCGTTGGTGACGACCGCGCAGCCGTGGCCCAGCGCGGCGACCAGCGGGCCGCTCACCGCGAAGGCGCCGCCACCGCCCCACCCGTCGCGCCGCCACCGCACGACGACGGCGGCGCGCGCGAACGCGGCCCGGACGTCGGCCTCCGGCAGGAACCCCAGCAGCCGGACGCGGTCGGGCACGCCCCGCGCCGCCGCCTCCTGGCGCAGCCGCTCCTCGGTGGCCGGCGAGGCCGCCCCGACGACGAGCGTCCAGCCGGCGGGCAGGTCCCCCGCCGCCCGGACCAGCGGCAGCACGTCGGCCGCGTCCGCGACGTAGCCCGGGACGAGCACCTCGGTCCGCCCCTCGACCGGCGCCTCGGCGACGGCACCGACGTGCGGCACGTCCTGCACCGGGCGGGTGAGCCGGTGCGCGTGCTCGAGGGCCCGGGCGCCGGCCGGCGACAGGCACAGCACCCGCTCCGCGCGCTGCAGCAGGTCCCGCTCCGCCCGCCGCCCGAGCACGGCCGAGAGGGCCGCGGCGACGCGGCGCCCCCCGCGACGGTCGAGCAGGGTGGTGAAGAAGGCGCCGCCGGAGAGCTCCGGCACGTCGTGCACCATCAGCCAGACGCGCCGCCCGCGCCGGGCCAGCCACCAGGCCGCCCAGAACTCGGCGAGCCCCCGCCCGGCCTGCTCGACCACGAGGACGTCGGCGGGGTCGCGGCGCGCGAGCCGCCGGGCGAGCCGCACGGCCAGCACCGCCGACTGCGACGCCCCCGGCTCGGGCGGCAGCTGCTCGACGTCCACCTCCCCGAGCTCCTCCAGCACGGGGCGGAACGCCTGGGCGTAGGCCGCGACGCCGCTCGGGCTGGGCGGCAGGCGCGTGACGTGCACGAGCCGCAGCCCCGCGGGGGCCGCCGTCACCGGGCTCCCCGCGAACCGCCGCGGGCCGCGCCGCGCACGCCGTCCCGGACCCCGACGGCGGCGCGCTGGACGCCCTCGACGGCGCCCAGCAGCCGCGTGCGGCGCCGCGGCACGTCCTGCGTCAGCCGGCCGGTGCGCTCGTCCTCCAGCAGCGAGCCGTACAGGTGCCCGAAGGTGTGCAGCGCGGCGACGGCGAACCCCGCGCGGCCGTCGCGCCAGACGCCGGAGTAGACGGTGGACCGCAGCAGCTCGCGCAGCAGGGCCACGGGGTCGTCCAACCGGGTGAACCGTCCGGGGTTGTTCGCGGCGTACCGCAGGATCTTCTCGGTCGTCTGGGCGACGGAGCGGAAGTTCAGGTGGGCGATGGCCGGCACGGACTCCGGCGCGTCGATGCCGCGGCCGTCGAGCACCGGCGGGACGTGGGCGAGCGCGGGCTCGGCGTAGTGCGCCCGCCCGCGCCGCAGCAGGGCGAACTTGGCGCTCCCTCGCAGCGAGTGCTCCAGCAGCCGGCCGAACGCCACGTTGTCGTACCGCAGGCGCACGCCGGCGACGTCGTCGGGACCGTCGAGCACGGGCTGCAGGGCCGCGCGGAACCCCGCCGGGAGGTGCTCGTCCGCGTCCACGAACAGCACCCAGTCGCTGGTCGCCGCGTCGAGCCCGAGCTGGCGCACCTGCTCCACGACGGGCGCGTCCGGGACCGGCACCAGGCGCGCCCCGTGCTCCGCGGCGACCGCGGAGGTGTCGTCGCGCGACCCCATGTCGCAGACGAGCACCTCGTCGAAGCCGGCCAGCCGCGGCAGGCAGTCGCGCAGCAGGTCGGCCTCGTCTCGGGAGTACACGACGGCGCTCACGGTGCCCGGGGAGGTCATGGCGTCGAGCGTAGGTGGGGGTCCCCCGGAGGCGGCACCGCCTCCAGGGTGAATTCCGGCGAAAGCGGACATAGCGGGCATCGCGGACGGCTAGCCTCGCGGTGCGGACAGGGGGTCCGCCCACCGCCCGGTCGCGGCGGCCAGCGGCCCGACGGGGCCACCCGGAAGGAGCACGGCATGAGCCACGTCCTCGTCGTCGGCAGCGGCATCGTCGGGCTGGCGGTCGCCGCCCGCCTCGCCGCGCGCGGCGACCAGGTCACCGTCCTGGATAAGGAGGACGGGCTGGCCCTGCACCAGACCGGTCGCAACTCCGGTGTCGTGCACTCCGGCCTGTACTACCCGCCGGGCAGCCTCAAGGCGACGATGGCCGCCGCGGGCACCCGGTCGCTCACCGCCTACGCCCGCGAGCGCGGCGTCCCGGTCGAGATCTGCGGGAAGCTCGTCGTCGCCACCTCCGAGCGCGAGCTGCCCGGCCTCGAGAAGCTCGCGGACCGCGCCGTCGCCAACGGGGTGCCGGCCCGCCGCCTCACGCCGGCCGAGGCCCGCGAGTACGAGCCGCACGTGCGGGCGGTCGGCGCGCTGCGCGTCGAGTCGACCGGCATCGTCGACTACCCCGGCGTGTGCCGCGCGCTCGCCGCGGACGTGGAGGCGGCGGGCGGCAGCGTCGTGCTCGGCGAGGAGGTGCTCGCCGCGCGCACCGTGCCCGACCGGCCCGGTGCCCGCGGCCGCGTCGAGGTGCGCACCGACAAGGCGGACCGCGAGGTCGACGCGCTCGTCGTCTGCGCCGGGCTGCACGCCGACCGCATCGCACGCGCGTGCGGGCTGGAGCCGGAAGCGCGGATCGTGCCGTTCCGCGGGGAGTACTTCGAGCTCACCCCCGAGGCCGGCGAGCAGGTGCGCGGGCTGATCTACCCCGTGCCGGACCCGCGGTTCCCGTTCCTCGGCGTGCACCTCACGCGCGGCATCGAGGGGCACGTCCACGCCGGCCCGAACGCCGTGCTCGCGCTCGCCCGGGAGGGCTACACCTGGCGCGACGTGTCGCCGGGCGACATGGCCGACGCGCTGGGCTGGCCCGGGCTCTGGCGGCTCGCCGCCCGCAACCTCGTGCCGGGTGCGGCCGAGGTCGGCCGCTCGCTGTCCACGCACGCGTTCGCCCGGAGCCTGTCGCGCCTGGTGCCCGGCATCACCGCCGGGGACCTCGTGCCGGCCCCGGCAGGCGTCCGCGCGCAGGCGCTGCGCCGCGACGGCGGGCTGGTCGACGACTTCCTCGTGCAGACCACCGCGCGCCAGGTGCACGTCCTCAACGCGCCGTCCCCCGCGGCCACGGCGTCGCTGGAGATCGCGCGCCACATCGTCGAGCAGCTCGACGCCACCCTCCCCCTGGAGCACGCCGCGTGAGCCTGCCCACGGCGACCCCGGCAGCGAGTACCTGGTCGAAGGAGACCACGATGCGCATCGCCCTGATCGTCCGGCACCCCGTGCTGCCGGAGGTGACCGCCGGCGGCATCCTCGACCTGCACCACCTGGCCCGGGAGCTCGTGCGCGCGGGCCACGTGCCGGAGGTCGTCGCGACGAAGTACGGCGGACGACGGCTGCTGCCCCGCCGCGCCCTGCAGCGGCTGCGGCCGCACCACCCGGCCGCCTGGGCGGACGACGCCCAGGGGTACCGGACCACGCGCTACGGCCCGTGGTCGATGCGGGCCGGCGTCGAGCGGCGGCTGGACCACGGCGACTGGGACGTGGTCGCCCTGCAGGACGTGGCCACGTTCGACCTGGTCGAGCCGGTGCACCGCCGCGGGATCCCCCTGCTGATCCGCATCGTCGCGATGCAGGAGGTCGACGAGCTCGCGCGGCGCAGCGCCGCCGACCCGCGCTTCGCCGCCGTGCTGCGCGACCCGCGGGTGCGCGTGGTCAGCAACTCCCGCTACGTCGCCGGCCGGGTCCGGGACGCGCTCGGCCTGGAGACCCCCGTGGTCTACCCGCCGATCGACCTCGGCGACTGCCGCACGACCGGGCACGACCCCGTGCACGTCACGATGGTCAACCCCCGGGACGTCAAGGGCATCGACACCACGCTCGCGGTCGCCGCGCTGCTGCCGCACCGGCAGTTCCTGCTGCAGGAGGCGTGGGCGCTCGACCCGGAGGAGCGCGACGCCCTGCTCGCCCGGCTGCGCACGCTGCCGAACGTGCGGCTCGCCCCGGTGACCGACCGCATGGCGGAGGTCTACCGGCGCACCGCGGTCCTGCTCGCGCCGTCCCGGGTGGTCGAGACGTTCGGGCGCGTGGCGCTCGAGGCCGCGGCCAACGGCATCCCCGTGGTCGCGACGCGCGCCGGCGGGCTGCCCGAGGCGGTCGGCCCCGGTGGCGTGCTCGTGGAACCGTCCGCGGGCCCGCGGACGTGGGCCGGCGCCGTCGAGGGCCTGCTCGCGGACCCGGCGCGGTACGCCCGCGTCGCCGCCGCCGGCCGGGCGCACGCGGCGCAGCCGGCGTTCGACCAGAGCGTGGTGGCCGCCGCGATCCTGCGGGTCGCGCTCAGCGCGGCGGGCGGGACGACGCTGGCCGCCTGAGTGCGCCGGATGTGCCGAGTGCGCCGGATGTGCCGCGTGCGCTGAATGTGCCGAGTGCGCTGAATGCGCTGCGCCGAGTGCGCCTGAGCCCATCGGCGTCTGCACGCGCAGACGCCGGGCCCCTGATGGAGGGAGGGGCCCGGCGCCGGTCGGTGGACGCGCTGGTCAGCGCATCATGTCGCGCATCATCGCCCGCACGGGCGGGTACTCGGAGAGCAGCTCCCCCGCGGTGCGCGTGCGGTAGCCGTCCGCCGCGATCCGCCGCAGCAGCGCGTCGAGCACGGCGGCGCGGTCGTGGCGGGGCAGCTCCGACGGGTCGGACGCGGTCTCCGGGTCGGCCCGGGTGTCGTGCATGAGCACGAGCGCCCCGGGGTGCAGCGAGGCGTACGCCCGGCGCACCATCTCGTCCTGCTCGCCGTGGTACCAGTCCTCCACGGAGGACGACCACAGCACCACCCGCAGGCCCTGGCGCGCCCACCCGCGGCGCTGCCGCACGGTGTGCGAGCCGTACGGGGGCCGGAACAGGTGGATCGGCCGCCCGGCGATCTGCTCGACGACGGCGCGCGACTCCGCCACCACGCGCATGGACTCCTCGTACGGCACCTGCGCGAGCCGGCGGCGGTGGTCGCGGCTGTGCAGCGCGAGCTCGTGCCCCTCGGCGACGATGCGCCGCACGAGGTCGGGGTGCTGCTCCGCGGCCTCGCTGAGGACGAAGAACGTGGCGTGCGCGCCGCGCTCGCCCAGCACGTCGAGCAGGCGCGGCGTGTGGTGCGGGTCGGGGCCGTCGTCGAACGTCAGCGCCACCACCCGGTCGAGCGTCTCGACGCCGACGAGCGCCGCGAGCGGCTGCAGGACGGGCCGCGCCAGCTCGACGACCGCGCGCCGGGGCAGCGGCCGCGGCGCGGGGTCCCCGAACTCCCCCATGTCGCGGCGCAGCACGACGCGCCCCCGACCGGGGTGCAGCCGCGGGGCGGACTGCTCGCGGGGGACGAGAGGTGTCGGCATGGGGGCCTCCTGCGCGGCGGGCCGGGCCGGGTGGCGCCGGGCGGCGCGCTCACGGTGCGTCGGCGGGGTGGGCTGGCCGGGCCAGTCTGCCCGCCTGGGGGCGCCCTGGATGTCCGATTTGCGGCTTTTCACCCCATCGCCGGAACGCGGGTCGTTCACCCGAACGTGGCGAGGACCTCCTCCGCGAGCCGCGACGCCAGCGCCACGAGGGTCAGCGTCGGGTTCGCGAAGCCGCCCGTCGGGAACACCGACGTGCTCGCCACGTACAGGTTGCCCAGCCCGTGCACCCGGCAGTCCGGGTCCACGACGCCGAGCGCCGGGTCGGCGTGCATCCGCGTCGTGCCCAGGTAGTGGTTGGTGGAGGAGCCGAGCACCACGGGGTCCACACCCGCGAGCGCCGGGCGCAGCTCCCCCAGCCCCGCACGCCGGACCGCCTCGGCGACCAGCGCGTGCGCGCCCGCCGCGGCGCGGGCGTCCTCGGGCGTCCACCGCCAGTCGACGCGCAGCCGCCGGACCCCGAACGCGTCGGTCTGGTCCCCGAGCGTCACCCGGTTGCCCGGGTGCGGCGCCTGCTCCGCCTGGTGCAGCACCCGCAGGTGGTCGAAGTGCCGCGACGGCCGCCGGAAGGTCGACCACCCGCCGTGGCCCACGTAGGTCGAGCGCCGCCCGCCGGAGTGCAGGGCCTGGCGCAGCACCGACCCGCCGCCCGAGATCGCGCCCCACAGGTCCGCCGCGCCCGGCAGCCGGCGCGCCCGCAGCGCGTCCCGCACCGCGACCGCCGACCGCCGCGCCGCCGCACCCCGGTCGTCGCCGGCCTCCGGCTCGCGCTGGCTGGCGTGCCGCGGGAAGAACATCGTCGACAGCTGCGTCACGGGCTCCGACCGCAGGGCGTCGTCGCTGAGGCGCAGGTGCCCCATCACGGGCACGCCCTCGATGGTCCGCAGGTCGTACAGCGCCATCTCGTCCACCAGCGACCGGTCCGCCGGCTCCAGCACGCCGCCGTCCACCAGCGGGTGGTCCATGAAGTTCCGGCCCAGCGGGTCGGTGCCGCGCGCCCCGCCCGCGCGCTCCAGCGCCCGCCGCACGCCGGTCGAGCCGAGCATGAGCTGGGTGGTCGCCAGCCCGCCGCCCGCGAGCACGACCGTCGGCGCCCGGAACACCACCTCGCGCCCCGGCACGCTCATCGTGCGGACCTCCGTGACGCGCGTCGCGCCCGGGTCGGTGCGCAGCTCCACGACGTACGCGTGGTGGAACACCGTGCAGGACGGGTCGCCGGCGACGGTCCGGATGTGGCGTTCCGCGAACTCCCGCCGGTCGGCGAACTGGAACACGTCCGTCGTCACCACCGCCTCGTCCAGCGGCAGGCGGGTGGCACCCGGGCGCTCCCACGGGTCGGCCGCGTACCCCTCGGGCCGCAGCCCGAACAGCTCCTGCGCGCGCCGGAAGCCGGGCTCGAGGTCGGCCGGCGTGATCGGCCAGCCGCTCCCCGGCAGCCACGGCCGGGCCTCCAGGTCCGCGTCCGACAGCGGCACCAGGCGCAGCCCGCGCCGCCCCCCGCCGAGGTCGACGCTCCACAGGTTCGCGTTCCCGCCGACCCGCCGCGTGCCGCTGATCTGGTCGACCGTCCCGAACTCGAGCCCGTCCGCGGCGAGCTGCAGCCGATCCGCCTCCGGGTCCAGGTCCGGGCCCCCGGACTCCAGCACCGCGACGGTCAGGCCCCGGGCGAGCAGCCCCAGGGCGACCGTCACGCCGGCCGGGCCGGAGCCGACGACGCAGACGTCGGCCGTGCGGACAGCTCCCGGACGCAGCGTGCGCGCGTCGACGATCATCGCCCCTCCCCCGGGTCCGTCCGCTCGCTCCTCGGGCGGACGGGGAAGTCCTACACCCTCCGCGGGTCCGCGCGGGAGGGGTGTCCGGGTGAGAACCGGGCGACCGAGCGGGACCAAGGCCCCACGGGCCGCCGCGGGGCGCCTCGTACGGTGCCCGCAGGCAGCCAGCCGCATGCCTCTCATCCGACGACGGATCGACCTCGAGGACAGACGTGCGGCACACGAGACGAACGCTCCTGGCAGCCCTGGCGACAGCCCTCCTGCTCATCTCCGGCGGCGCCACCGCCCAGGCCGGCGACGGGTCGTGCAACGCCGGCTACATCTCCGCCAACGGCAAGCAGTGCCGGCAGACGCGCTTCTACGAGCACGCAGCCGACACGAACGGCCAGCCGTACGGCGCCTACGTCACGCTCAACAGCCGGACCTGGTCCTCGACGTTCAACCGCGACCCCGACCTGCGCAACGGCGCCTGGACGGTGACGAGCGACTTCAACGACCGGATCAGCGGCTTCGTCCACACGAGCTGCGGGTGAGGCCCCGCCAGACCCGGCGACCGGCGGCAGGAGCCGGCGCAGGGCTGCTCGTGGTCGCCCTCCTCGTCGGCTGCGGTGCGAGCGACCGAGCCGCCCCGACGCCGACGACGGCGCCCGGTCTCGACCTCGGCGCGACGCTCGACAGCGCGAGCGGTGCCGTGACGCTGCCGTTCGAGCGGTTCATCGCGTCCGGCGAGGAGGAGGCCCTGTTCGACGCCGCCCGGGAAGCGCTCGTCGCCCGGTGCGCCCAGGAGCTCGGGGTCCCGTACTACGGCATCGAGCACTCCTACCCCGAGGAGTACCGCTCGGACATGGCCTGGGGTCCGTGGACCGTCGACCAGGCCGAGCGGTTCGCGAACACGCTGCCGCTGACGCCCGCGGACCAGGTCGCGAACGGGCTGGTGCCGG
This is a stretch of genomic DNA from Cellulomonas sp. ES6. It encodes these proteins:
- a CDS encoding glycosyltransferase produces the protein MTAAPAGLRLVHVTRLPPSPSGVAAYAQAFRPVLEELGEVDVEQLPPEPGASQSAVLAVRLARRLARRDPADVLVVEQAGRGLAEFWAAWWLARRGRRVWLMVHDVPELSGGAFFTTLLDRRGGRRVAAALSAVLGRRAERDLLQRAERVLCLSPAGARALEHAHRLTRPVQDVPHVGAVAEAPVEGRTEVLVPGYVADAADVLPLVRAAGDLPAGWTLVVGAASPATEERLRQEAAARGVPDRVRLLGFLPEADVRAAFARAAVVVRWRRDGWGGGGAFAVSGPLVAALGHGCAVVTNDSRGASHLFDEARVVVVGDGEPGERALLAAVQALVADPADRLDRAQAGRDLVRREHVPGAIAARLGGARDPERAGAARGKEA
- a CDS encoding glycosyltransferase produces the protein MRIALIVRHPVLPEVTAGGILDLHHLARELVRAGHVPEVVATKYGGRRLLPRRALQRLRPHHPAAWADDAQGYRTTRYGPWSMRAGVERRLDHGDWDVVALQDVATFDLVEPVHRRGIPLLIRIVAMQEVDELARRSAADPRFAAVLRDPRVRVVSNSRYVAGRVRDALGLETPVVYPPIDLGDCRTTGHDPVHVTMVNPRDVKGIDTTLAVAALLPHRQFLLQEAWALDPEERDALLARLRTLPNVRLAPVTDRMAEVYRRTAVLLAPSRVVETFGRVALEAAANGIPVVATRAGGLPEAVGPGGVLVEPSAGPRTWAGAVEGLLADPARYARVAAAGRAHAAQPAFDQSVVAAAILRVALSAAGGTTLAA
- the lhgO gene encoding L-2-hydroxyglutarate oxidase, with protein sequence MSHVLVVGSGIVGLAVAARLAARGDQVTVLDKEDGLALHQTGRNSGVVHSGLYYPPGSLKATMAAAGTRSLTAYARERGVPVEICGKLVVATSERELPGLEKLADRAVANGVPARRLTPAEAREYEPHVRAVGALRVESTGIVDYPGVCRALAADVEAAGGSVVLGEEVLAARTVPDRPGARGRVEVRTDKADREVDALVVCAGLHADRIARACGLEPEARIVPFRGEYFELTPEAGEQVRGLIYPVPDPRFPFLGVHLTRGIEGHVHAGPNAVLALAREGYTWRDVSPGDMADALGWPGLWRLAARNLVPGAAEVGRSLSTHAFARSLSRLVPGITAGDLVPAPAGVRAQALRRDGGLVDDFLVQTTARQVHVLNAPSPAATASLEIARHIVEQLDATLPLEHAA
- a CDS encoding DapH/DapD/GlmU-related protein codes for the protein MGRRGELVFNRVITHVPSNALRIATLRRLGADLGEHVYLFGGSEVLEPGNLRIAGRCHVGRFCQVDARGGIDIGHDVVIASHVLLVTADHDLRDPGFAGRLGPIVIGDRAWLASRSTVVRGVTIGEGAVVAAGAVVTQDVPPWTVVGGVPAKPIGERPREQHYRIDYGPERY
- a CDS encoding GMC oxidoreductase, translating into MIVDARTLRPGAVRTADVCVVGSGPAGVTVALGLLARGLTVAVLESGGPDLDPEADRLQLAADGLEFGTVDQISGTRRVGGNANLWSVDLGGGRRGLRLVPLSDADLEARPWLPGSGWPITPADLEPGFRRAQELFGLRPEGYAADPWERPGATRLPLDEAVVTTDVFQFADRREFAERHIRTVAGDPSCTVFHHAYVVELRTDPGATRVTEVRTMSVPGREVVFRAPTVVLAGGGLATTQLMLGSTGVRRALERAGGARGTDPLGRNFMDHPLVDGGVLEPADRSLVDEMALYDLRTIEGVPVMGHLRLSDDALRSEPVTQLSTMFFPRHASQREPEAGDDRGAAARRSAVAVRDALRARRLPGAADLWGAISGGGSVLRQALHSGGRRSTYVGHGGWSTFRRPSRHFDHLRVLHQAEQAPHPGNRVTLGDQTDAFGVRRLRVDWRWTPEDARAAAGAHALVAEAVRRAGLGELRPALAGVDPVVLGSSTNHYLGTTRMHADPALGVVDPDCRVHGLGNLYVASTSVFPTGGFANPTLTLVALASRLAEEVLATFG
- a CDS encoding polysaccharide deacetylase family protein; translated protein: MPTPLVPREQSAPRLHPGRGRVVLRRDMGEFGDPAPRPLPRRAVVELARPVLQPLAALVGVETLDRVVALTFDDGPDPHHTPRLLDVLGERGAHATFFVLSEAAEQHPDLVRRIVAEGHELALHSRDHRRRLAQVPYEESMRVVAESRAVVEQIAGRPIHLFRPPYGSHTVRQRRGWARQGLRVVLWSSSVEDWYHGEQDEMVRRAYASLHPGALVLMHDTRADPETASDPSELPRHDRAAVLDALLRRIAADGYRTRTAGELLSEYPPVRAMMRDMMR
- a CDS encoding glycosyltransferase; this encodes MTSPGTVSAVVYSRDEADLLRDCLPRLAGFDEVLVCDMGSRDDTSAVAAEHGARLVPVPDAPVVEQVRQLGLDAATSDWVLFVDADEHLPAGFRAALQPVLDGPDDVAGVRLRYDNVAFGRLLEHSLRGSAKFALLRRGRAHYAEPALAHVPPVLDGRGIDAPESVPAIAHLNFRSVAQTTEKILRYAANNPGRFTRLDDPVALLRELLRSTVYSGVWRDGRAGFAVAALHTFGHLYGSLLEDERTGRLTQDVPRRRTRLLGAVEGVQRAAVGVRDGVRGAARGGSRGAR